One genomic region from Nocardia vinacea encodes:
- a CDS encoding cytochrome P450, with the protein MKSLMRWAMLHGTPGLFLRLQARRGDPLGVLLSDPRARENPYPYGDRIRARGRIVRTPFTWASADHEICRNILRDKKFGATPPESLQLPRPMRALMRASDLKLASPVEPPSMLVVDPPEHTRYRKTVAQAFTPRAVDRLHDRIVEVTDELLDGLAGRDRADLIGDFAVRLPIAIITEILGVPAEKRDFMLEVGHAGAPLLDIGVSWSVFRRAVAALRSGQDFLVGHIERLRTDPGDNILSDLAIGGQLSAPELMSTATLVAGAGFETTVNLIGNGAMLLHQHPDQLELLRADPERWPGAIEEMLRFDSPVQMTSRTALCDTEIVGMRIAEGEMISLLLGSANRDPAVFADPNTFDIDRPNAKDHLSFSSGVHACLGASLARMEGAIALRTLYERFPDLRIVGDAPHRGLANLRGYQHIPVALGSPRTQNPASLRTPQTRTM; encoded by the coding sequence ATGAAGAGCTTGATGCGATGGGCGATGCTGCACGGCACGCCGGGACTGTTCCTTCGGCTGCAGGCGCGGCGCGGTGATCCGCTGGGCGTGCTGCTCTCGGACCCGCGGGCGAGGGAGAATCCATATCCCTACGGCGACCGGATCCGTGCTCGAGGGCGCATAGTGCGCACCCCGTTCACCTGGGCCAGCGCCGATCACGAGATCTGCCGGAATATCCTGCGCGACAAGAAATTCGGTGCGACACCGCCCGAGAGCCTGCAACTGCCACGACCGATGCGTGCGCTGATGCGGGCCAGCGATCTGAAACTGGCCAGTCCGGTCGAACCGCCGTCCATGCTGGTGGTCGACCCGCCGGAGCACACCAGATACCGCAAAACCGTCGCGCAGGCCTTCACCCCGCGCGCGGTCGACCGGCTGCACGACCGGATCGTCGAGGTGACCGACGAACTGCTCGACGGTCTGGCCGGACGTGATCGGGCCGATCTGATCGGGGATTTCGCCGTCCGGCTGCCGATCGCGATCATTACCGAAATCCTGGGCGTGCCGGCCGAGAAACGCGACTTCATGCTCGAGGTCGGGCACGCAGGCGCACCGCTGCTGGATATCGGGGTTTCGTGGTCGGTGTTCCGTCGAGCGGTGGCCGCGCTGCGGAGCGGTCAGGACTTCCTGGTCGGGCATATCGAGCGGCTGCGCACCGATCCGGGTGACAATATTTTGAGTGATCTCGCCATCGGCGGTCAGCTGAGCGCGCCCGAACTCATGTCCACCGCAACGCTTGTCGCGGGCGCCGGTTTCGAGACGACCGTCAATCTGATCGGCAATGGGGCGATGCTGCTGCATCAGCATCCGGACCAGCTCGAACTGCTGCGTGCCGATCCGGAACGCTGGCCCGGTGCGATCGAGGAGATGCTGCGCTTCGACAGTCCGGTGCAGATGACGAGTCGAACGGCCCTGTGCGACACCGAGATCGTGGGCATGCGGATCGCCGAGGGGGAGATGATCTCGCTGCTGCTCGGCTCCGCCAATCGGGATCCGGCGGTATTCGCGGATCCGAACACCTTCGATATCGACCGCCCGAATGCCAAAGACCACCTGTCGTTCAGCAGCGGTGTGCACGCCTGTCTCGGCGCCAGCCTGGCCCGGATGGAGGGCGCGATCGCCCTGCGGACTTTGTACGAGCGGTTCCCGGATCTTCGGATCGTGGGTGACGCGCCGCACCGTGGATTGGCGAATTTGCGTGGCTACCAGCATATTCCGGTTGCGCTCGGCTCCCCGCGCACACAAAATCCGGCGTCGCTTCGAACGCCACAAACGCGCACCATGTGA
- a CDS encoding iron ABC transporter permease produces the protein MTTPLPIAIAVSLAILFVVMLVSIGAGSVTVSIGDTCRVIFAHLSSRSPDVGFTVDQIVWNYRLPRVILAALCGCGLAISGVILQALVNNALADPYVLGLSSGASLGAVTVIVTAGAALGGIGVSAAAFIGAIGTAAVVFALGQRRGTLVPTRLVLAGVAIGYLLLAATNYLQLRATPNELRAVMFWTMGSVSGASWSRLGPVTLVVLVVVAVVLAFGRRLNVLGTGDEQATALGVDVRTTRIILLVLASLLTGVLIAVAGGIGFVGLMIPHLIRLAFGMDHRRVLPLAALLGAAYLVLVDLLSRTIDAPNELPLGIFTAAFGAPFFLWLLRREGGPA, from the coding sequence GTGACAACACCCCTGCCCATCGCGATTGCCGTCTCGCTGGCAATTCTGTTCGTTGTCATGCTGGTGTCCATCGGCGCGGGATCGGTCACGGTCTCTATCGGCGATACCTGCCGAGTCATCTTCGCCCATTTATCCAGCAGGTCACCGGATGTCGGGTTCACCGTCGACCAGATCGTCTGGAACTATCGCCTGCCCCGGGTCATCCTCGCCGCACTTTGCGGCTGCGGCCTGGCGATTTCGGGCGTGATTCTGCAAGCGCTGGTGAACAATGCGCTCGCCGACCCGTATGTGCTCGGTTTGTCCTCCGGCGCCTCGCTCGGTGCGGTGACCGTAATCGTGACCGCGGGTGCGGCACTGGGCGGTATCGGCGTCTCGGCCGCCGCTTTCATCGGCGCAATCGGCACCGCCGCAGTGGTTTTCGCGCTTGGACAACGGCGCGGCACCCTGGTTCCGACCCGTCTGGTGCTGGCCGGTGTCGCCATCGGATATCTACTGCTGGCGGCGACGAACTATCTCCAGCTGCGTGCCACCCCGAACGAGCTTCGCGCGGTGATGTTCTGGACCATGGGCAGTGTCTCCGGCGCGAGTTGGTCCCGACTCGGACCGGTGACGCTGGTGGTCCTCGTGGTCGTCGCCGTTGTGCTGGCCTTCGGCCGTCGCCTCAATGTGCTCGGCACCGGCGATGAACAGGCGACCGCGCTCGGTGTCGACGTCCGCACCACCCGGATCATTTTGCTGGTCCTGGCCTCGCTGCTGACCGGCGTGCTGATCGCGGTCGCGGGCGGAATCGGCTTCGTAGGCTTGATGATTCCGCATCTGATACGTCTGGCTTTCGGCATGGACCACCGTCGGGTACTCCCCCTTGCCGCTCTGCTCGGCGCGGCATACCTGGTCTTGGTCGACCTGCTGTCGCGAACCATCGACGCTCCCAACGAACTCCCGCTCGGCATCTTCACCGCCGCCTTCGGCGCGCCGTTCTTCCTCTGGTTACTCCGGCGCGAAGGAGGTCCCGCATGA
- a CDS encoding cytochrome c oxidase assembly protein: MEYVQVKRSPDRLFWLIAVLVAGALVLLSVLAAGDMPYRSAGIAYPGFLDVLLYVALRVVAALAGALTLGALIYALCCTVVTAHGRVDVDGYAGVRVAERASLMWLVSALVLIPVSAANVAGLSMSSALERGAIGVLIDASEKPKAWIVVAVLAGVVALVTRLTLAWTGLVVPTVLALIAVLPPAMVGNAGEGPNHDFGTGAMIIFQLAVSVLPGLAWCVAAQVRRNGFQVATAVRRYVLIGSLCVAAATLSGLVLGAILLPWSALFSTGYGRLALVVVGSAVVIAIMLRRIAAEHDSSALISGTGALSVVATAALVSMAVQPAPAFADRSFTAQEVFLGFDLPGQADLWRLMTMWRFDIVLGTAALAGIAWYATGVLRLRQRGDAWSPWRTLSWTSGCAALLISTSSGIGTYGYAMFSMHMITHMALNMFVPVLLVLGAPVTLLLRTVPAAPKDAVPGVREWVLWILHSRPTAVLAHPGTAITAFVLSLYGLYFTPLFQNLIRYHWGHVLMNVHFLIIGYLFYWAIIGIDPGPRRLPHLGRLGMLFAIMPFHAFFGVAVMSMNTIIGARFYEQLQLPWHMDLMADQRVGGGIAWVSGEIPILLVVGALLTQWVAQDRRTAVRTDRKDDEYGDSELAAYNAMLEKLAQSRR; this comes from the coding sequence GTGGAATACGTGCAGGTCAAGCGCTCGCCCGACCGCCTCTTCTGGCTGATCGCGGTGCTCGTCGCCGGTGCGCTCGTGCTGCTTTCGGTGCTCGCGGCCGGTGATATGCCCTACCGGTCGGCGGGTATCGCCTATCCCGGGTTCCTGGATGTCCTGCTTTATGTCGCGCTGCGGGTGGTCGCCGCGCTGGCGGGCGCGCTCACCCTCGGCGCGTTGATTTACGCACTCTGCTGCACCGTTGTCACCGCGCACGGTCGGGTCGACGTGGACGGGTATGCCGGGGTCCGGGTGGCGGAGCGGGCGAGTCTGATGTGGCTCGTCTCGGCGCTGGTCCTGATCCCGGTGAGTGCGGCGAATGTAGCCGGGTTGTCGATGAGTTCCGCGCTCGAGCGGGGTGCGATCGGCGTGCTGATCGATGCGAGCGAGAAGCCGAAGGCCTGGATCGTGGTCGCGGTGCTGGCCGGCGTCGTCGCGCTGGTGACGCGGCTGACGTTGGCGTGGACCGGGCTAGTGGTGCCGACCGTGCTGGCGCTGATCGCGGTGCTACCGCCCGCAATGGTCGGCAATGCGGGGGAGGGGCCGAACCACGACTTCGGCACCGGCGCGATGATCATCTTCCAACTGGCGGTCTCGGTGCTGCCGGGGCTGGCGTGGTGTGTGGCGGCGCAGGTGCGGCGGAACGGTTTCCAGGTAGCGACCGCGGTTCGGCGATACGTGCTCATCGGGTCGTTGTGTGTCGCCGCGGCAACGCTCAGCGGGTTGGTGCTCGGTGCCATCCTGCTGCCGTGGTCGGCGCTGTTCAGCACCGGCTACGGTCGGCTCGCCCTGGTGGTCGTCGGGTCGGCTGTCGTCATCGCGATCATGCTGAGAAGGATTGCCGCCGAACATGATTCGAGTGCCTTGATCTCAGGTACCGGCGCGCTGTCCGTAGTGGCGACGGCCGCCCTGGTGTCGATGGCCGTCCAACCGGCTCCGGCCTTCGCCGATCGCTCGTTCACCGCGCAGGAGGTGTTCCTCGGTTTCGATCTGCCGGGGCAGGCCGACCTCTGGCGGCTGATGACCATGTGGCGCTTCGATATCGTCCTCGGTACCGCCGCTCTCGCCGGTATCGCGTGGTACGCCACCGGGGTGCTGCGGCTGCGGCAGCGCGGCGACGCCTGGTCGCCATGGCGCACGCTGTCGTGGACGAGCGGCTGTGCGGCCCTGCTGATTTCGACATCGTCGGGCATCGGCACCTACGGCTACGCCATGTTCAGCATGCACATGATCACGCATATGGCGCTCAATATGTTCGTACCGGTGCTGCTGGTGCTCGGTGCGCCGGTGACCCTGCTGCTGCGCACCGTCCCCGCCGCACCCAAGGACGCGGTTCCCGGTGTGCGCGAATGGGTTCTGTGGATTCTGCATTCCCGCCCGACCGCCGTGCTGGCCCACCCCGGCACCGCGATCACGGCATTCGTGCTCTCGCTCTACGGCCTGTACTTCACGCCGCTGTTCCAGAACCTGATCCGCTACCACTGGGGGCACGTCCTGATGAACGTGCACTTCCTGATCATCGGCTATCTGTTCTACTGGGCCATCATCGGCATCGACCCGGGTCCGCGCCGCCTGCCGCATCTGGGTCGGCTCGGTATGTTGTTCGCCATCATGCCTTTTCACGCCTTCTTCGGCGTCGCGGTGATGTCGATGAATACCATCATCGGCGCGCGCTTCTACGAACAACTCCAGTTGCCCTGGCATATGGATCTGATGGCTGATCAGCGGGTCGGCGGTGGAATTGCCTGGGTCTCCGGCGAAATCCCGATCCTGCTCGTGGTCGGTGCGCTGCTGACGCAGTGGGTGGCCCAGGATCGCCGCACCGCGGTGCGCACCGATCGCAAGGACGACGAGTACGGAGACTCCGAACTCGCCGCCTACAACGCCATGTTGGAGAAGTTGGCGCAGTCGCGTCGCTGA
- a CDS encoding ABC transporter ATP-binding protein codes for MTGHPAHTSGAPRTGCPVETQGARIAELSVVGVTIAFGGARVLDGVTLQALPGTFVGVVGPNGSGKTTLLRIIYRSLRPQQGMVLIDDTDISAMSVRAAARTTAAVLQNGSGAPELTVAELIGLGRNPHHALFSRDSAADHAAIADAMARTGVTDYAERPIGSLSGGERQRVLLARALAQQPRLLVLDELTNHLDVRARFELLDLVRSTGITTLAVLHELDLAVRCCDQLVVLDHGKVVAAGAVLEVMTPELLRNVFGVNATAELHDDGVVRLHYAAEPLAARQVAAPRVDSY; via the coding sequence ATGACCGGGCACCCCGCCCATACCTCGGGCGCCCCGCGCACTGGGTGCCCGGTGGAGACACAGGGTGCCCGGATCGCCGAGTTGTCGGTGGTGGGGGTGACGATCGCATTCGGGGGCGCGCGGGTGCTGGATGGGGTGACGTTGCAGGCGTTACCGGGGACGTTCGTCGGGGTGGTGGGGCCGAATGGGAGCGGGAAGACGACGCTGTTGCGCATCATTTATCGCTCGCTGCGGCCGCAGCAGGGCATGGTGCTGATCGACGACACCGATATCAGTGCGATGTCGGTGCGTGCAGCCGCGCGCACCACCGCTGCAGTGCTCCAGAATGGTTCGGGCGCACCGGAATTGACGGTCGCGGAGCTGATCGGGCTCGGTCGTAATCCGCATCATGCGCTGTTCAGCCGGGATAGCGCCGCCGATCATGCGGCGATCGCGGATGCCATGGCGCGCACCGGTGTCACCGACTACGCCGAACGCCCGATCGGCTCGCTATCGGGTGGTGAGCGTCAGCGAGTGCTGCTGGCAAGGGCACTCGCACAGCAACCGCGCCTGCTCGTCCTCGACGAACTGACCAACCATCTCGACGTGCGCGCCCGATTCGAACTGCTCGATCTGGTCCGCTCGACCGGCATTACGACGCTGGCCGTGCTGCACGAATTGGATCTGGCGGTGCGCTGCTGTGATCAGCTGGTCGTGCTCGATCACGGTAAGGTCGTCGCGGCGGGTGCGGTGCTCGAGGTCATGACCCCCGAGCTGCTGCGGAATGTCTTCGGTGTCAATGCCACTGCCGAGCTACACGATGACGGCGTTGTCCGATTGCATTACGCTGCAGAGCCTTTGGCCGCCCGCCAAGTAGCCGCTCCCCGTGTGGATTCGTACTGA
- a CDS encoding heavy metal translocating P-type ATPase: MNTALRSDSMRGGDRAAGGSDLATRPEAATTRISLAVSGMTCAACANRVERKLNKIDDVLASVNYATGVATIDAAEDISADQLCAEVVAAGYGAEPITDSTGPISSAPEEAAVRDLFRRLVLALLLFFPLADLSVMFAMVPATRITGWQIILTVLALPVVVWAAAPFHRKALAGAKNFTASMDTLVSVGVTTATLWSLDTMFLHADRTDIPDGVWDAFWSGDSIYLEAAAGVTTFVLAGRYFEAKAKRSAGSALRALAALGAREVTVLTRGNREMRVPIGELVEGQRFVVRPGETIATDGLVVSGESSVDASAMTGESIPVEVTEGMAVIGGTTALTGRLIVEAAAVGRDTKLSGMIRLVEQAQTGKARMQRVADRVSSVFVPFVFAVAAGTFATWWLLGSGVDRAASPALAVLVIACPCALGLAIPTALMVASGRGAQLGIFIKGHQALEATRDVDTVVLDKTGTVTNGVMSVVGVTVTDSVTEDEVLRLAGAVEAASEHAVAAAITRHANAVLDELPEVESFTALPGLGARGLVAGREVVVGRLRLLNDRGIDVPQTLSRAVRREERAGRTVVLVVIDGAARAVIAVADTVKDTAADAIARLHALGLRVMMFTGDNAYAAQSVADEIGIDEVVAELLPEGKVELIARMREQGRRIVMVGDGINDGAALATADLGMAIGAGTDVAIAAADVILVRDDLAAVADAIGLAHATLRTIKGNLVWAFGYNVVAIPVAVLGLLNPLIAGAAMAFSSFFVVSNSLRLRRVRFAR, encoded by the coding sequence ATGAACACAGCATTGCGCAGCGATTCGATGAGGGGTGGCGATCGGGCGGCGGGTGGGTCCGATCTCGCCACCCGTCCCGAGGCTGCGACCACCCGCATTTCGCTCGCGGTATCCGGAATGACCTGTGCCGCCTGCGCGAATCGAGTGGAGCGCAAACTCAACAAAATCGACGACGTACTCGCTTCGGTGAACTACGCGACCGGCGTCGCCACCATCGATGCTGCCGAGGATATTTCGGCCGATCAGCTCTGCGCCGAGGTGGTCGCGGCCGGCTATGGCGCTGAGCCGATCACCGATAGCACCGGACCCATATCGTCCGCCCCCGAGGAAGCGGCGGTCCGGGATCTGTTCCGCCGCTTGGTCCTCGCGCTACTGCTGTTCTTCCCTCTCGCCGATCTGTCGGTGATGTTCGCAATGGTCCCGGCCACCAGGATCACCGGCTGGCAGATCATCCTGACCGTGCTGGCGCTGCCCGTTGTGGTGTGGGCGGCCGCGCCATTCCATCGAAAGGCCTTGGCGGGCGCGAAGAATTTCACCGCGAGCATGGACACCCTGGTATCCGTCGGCGTGACGACCGCGACGCTGTGGTCGCTGGACACCATGTTCCTGCACGCGGACCGGACCGACATCCCGGACGGCGTTTGGGACGCGTTCTGGTCCGGCGATTCGATCTATCTCGAAGCCGCCGCGGGCGTCACTACATTCGTACTCGCCGGACGGTATTTCGAGGCCAAGGCCAAGCGTTCGGCGGGCAGTGCATTGCGGGCGCTCGCCGCGCTCGGCGCCCGCGAGGTCACGGTGCTGACTCGCGGCAATCGCGAAATGCGGGTCCCCATCGGCGAACTCGTCGAGGGACAGCGATTCGTGGTGCGTCCCGGTGAGACCATCGCCACCGACGGCCTCGTGGTTTCCGGCGAGTCGAGCGTGGATGCCAGCGCCATGACCGGCGAATCCATTCCGGTCGAAGTGACCGAGGGGATGGCGGTGATCGGCGGCACCACCGCACTCACCGGTCGGCTGATCGTGGAGGCGGCCGCGGTGGGCAGGGATACGAAGCTCTCCGGCATGATCCGATTGGTCGAGCAGGCGCAGACCGGGAAGGCGCGCATGCAACGGGTGGCCGACCGGGTCTCTTCGGTCTTCGTGCCGTTCGTCTTCGCCGTGGCGGCAGGCACTTTCGCAACCTGGTGGCTGCTCGGTTCCGGTGTGGACCGGGCCGCCTCGCCCGCCCTTGCGGTGCTCGTGATCGCGTGTCCGTGCGCGCTGGGGCTGGCGATTCCGACGGCGCTGATGGTGGCCTCCGGGCGCGGTGCGCAACTGGGCATCTTCATCAAGGGACATCAGGCGCTCGAGGCCACTCGCGATGTGGACACGGTGGTGCTGGACAAGACCGGCACTGTCACCAATGGCGTGATGAGCGTCGTCGGGGTGACCGTGACGGATTCGGTGACCGAGGACGAGGTATTGCGATTGGCGGGGGCGGTAGAGGCGGCCTCTGAACACGCCGTCGCCGCAGCCATCACCCGGCACGCGAATGCGGTGCTCGACGAACTGCCGGAGGTCGAATCCTTCACAGCGCTACCGGGTTTGGGTGCGCGCGGTCTGGTGGCCGGTCGCGAGGTAGTGGTCGGCCGCCTGCGCCTGCTGAACGATCGCGGTATCGATGTGCCGCAGACACTGAGTCGTGCTGTGCGCCGAGAGGAACGCGCGGGACGCACCGTGGTGCTCGTGGTGATCGACGGGGCGGCCCGCGCGGTGATCGCGGTCGCCGATACCGTGAAGGACACCGCCGCCGATGCCATCGCCCGGCTGCACGCACTCGGTCTGCGCGTCATGATGTTCACCGGTGACAATGCCTACGCCGCGCAGTCGGTCGCGGATGAGATCGGCATCGATGAGGTTGTCGCCGAACTGCTTCCGGAGGGCAAGGTCGAATTGATCGCCCGCATGCGGGAGCAGGGGCGCCGGATCGTCATGGTCGGCGACGGCATCAATGACGGCGCCGCGCTGGCCACCGCCGACCTCGGGATGGCCATCGGGGCGGGTACCGATGTCGCGATCGCGGCCGCCGATGTCATTTTGGTCCGCGACGATCTCGCGGCCGTTGCCGATGCCATCGGACTCGCGCACGCCACCCTGCGCACCATCAAGGGAAATCTGGTGTGGGCCTTCGGTTATAACGTGGTCGCCATCCCGGTGGCCGTGCTCGGCCTGCTGAATCCGTTGATCGCCGGGGCGGCCATGGCGTTCTCGTCGTTCTTCGTCGTCTCGAACAGCCTGCGGCTGCGGCGGGTTCGGTTCGCGCGCTGA
- the sigC gene encoding RNA polymerase sigma factor SigC has protein sequence MPTPAEDDETTQLALAAARGDRQALEAFIRATQKDVWRLLAHLTELSRADDLTQETYLRALGSIKRFEGRSSARTWLLSIARRVVVDQVRMAVARPSIAQGVDWVAAADRQMGRHDGLADIVELKLLLEDLSVERREALVLTQVLGLSYAEAAAVCGCPVGTVRSRVARAREDLVAATRFGGKRRANG, from the coding sequence ATGCCGACGCCCGCCGAGGATGACGAGACGACTCAGCTGGCACTAGCGGCGGCGCGTGGGGATCGACAAGCTCTGGAAGCTTTTATCCGGGCCACCCAGAAGGATGTCTGGCGGTTGCTGGCGCATCTCACCGAGCTGTCGCGTGCCGATGATCTGACGCAGGAGACGTATCTGCGCGCGCTGGGCAGCATCAAGCGCTTCGAGGGTCGTTCCAGCGCCCGAACTTGGTTGCTGTCCATCGCGCGTCGCGTCGTCGTCGATCAGGTGCGGATGGCTGTGGCCCGGCCGAGCATCGCGCAGGGTGTCGATTGGGTGGCTGCGGCCGACCGTCAGATGGGTCGGCACGATGGGCTCGCCGACATTGTCGAGCTCAAACTGTTGCTCGAGGACTTGTCCGTGGAGCGGCGCGAGGCATTGGTGCTGACGCAGGTGCTCGGGTTGTCGTACGCCGAGGCGGCGGCGGTGTGCGGGTGTCCGGTGGGGACGGTGCGTTCTCGAGTGGCACGCGCGCGCGAAGACCTCGTCGCCGCAACGCGCTTCGGCGGTAAGCGCCGCGCGAACGGCTGA
- the ctaD gene encoding cytochrome c oxidase subunit I, whose protein sequence is MSTTTQLEVVRPYPQRVGPKGSYFWKMITTTDPKVLGVMYLTTAMTFFFIGGLIALLMRGELARPGMQFLSTEQFNQLFTMHGTIMLLFYATPILFGFANCVLPLQIGAPDVAFPRLNALSYWLYLFGATIATAGFVTPGGAADFGWTGYTPLSTIEHAPTAGADLWIMGLAISGLGTILGGVNMITTVICLRCPGMTMFRMPIFTWNILVTSILILLAFPILTAALMALAFDRHLGGHIYDPATGGVLLWQHLFWFFGHPEVYIVALPFFGIVTEIFPVFSRKPLFGYTTLVYATLSIGALSIAVWAHHMYATGAVLLPYFSFMTFLIAVPTGVKFFNWIGTMWRGQLTFETPMLFSVGFLVTFLFGGLSGVILASPPLDFHVTDSYFVVAHFHYVLFGTIVFATFAGIYFWFPKMTGRLLDERLGKWHFWTTLVGFHLTFLVQHWLGAEGMPRRYADYLPGDGFTALNTVSTIGAFVLGASMLPFIWNVFKSYRYGEVVTVDDPWGYGNSLEWATTCPPPRHNFYELPRIRSERPAFELHYPHMVDRMRSELHVGWGSGAKHAAAVAEQHTAEAPASES, encoded by the coding sequence GTGAGTACCACTACTCAACTCGAGGTAGTTCGGCCCTATCCGCAGCGGGTCGGGCCGAAGGGCTCCTATTTCTGGAAAATGATCACGACCACCGATCCGAAGGTGCTCGGGGTCATGTATCTGACCACCGCGATGACCTTCTTCTTCATCGGTGGTCTCATCGCGCTGCTGATGCGCGGCGAGCTGGCACGCCCAGGTATGCAGTTCCTGTCGACCGAGCAGTTCAACCAGCTGTTCACCATGCACGGCACGATCATGCTGCTGTTCTATGCGACGCCGATCCTGTTCGGCTTCGCCAACTGCGTACTGCCGCTGCAGATCGGTGCGCCGGATGTTGCGTTCCCCCGACTCAATGCCCTCAGTTACTGGCTGTACCTGTTCGGCGCGACCATCGCCACGGCGGGCTTCGTCACGCCCGGCGGCGCCGCCGACTTCGGCTGGACCGGCTACACGCCGCTGAGCACCATCGAGCACGCGCCAACAGCGGGCGCGGATCTGTGGATCATGGGCTTGGCGATCTCGGGTCTGGGCACCATTCTCGGCGGCGTCAATATGATCACCACGGTGATCTGCCTGCGCTGTCCGGGCATGACCATGTTCCGGATGCCGATCTTCACCTGGAATATCCTGGTCACCAGCATCCTGATCCTGCTCGCCTTCCCGATTCTGACCGCCGCGCTGATGGCGCTGGCCTTCGACCGTCACCTCGGCGGGCATATCTACGATCCGGCCACCGGCGGCGTCCTGCTGTGGCAGCACCTGTTCTGGTTCTTCGGCCATCCCGAGGTGTATATCGTCGCGCTGCCGTTCTTCGGGATCGTCACCGAGATCTTCCCGGTCTTCAGCCGCAAGCCGCTGTTCGGTTACACCACACTGGTTTACGCGACGCTGTCCATCGGCGCGCTGTCGATCGCGGTGTGGGCGCACCACATGTACGCCACCGGCGCCGTGCTGCTGCCGTACTTCTCGTTCATGACCTTCCTGATCGCCGTCCCGACCGGTGTGAAGTTCTTCAACTGGATCGGCACCATGTGGCGCGGCCAGCTGACCTTCGAGACGCCGATGCTGTTCTCGGTCGGCTTCCTGGTGACGTTCCTGTTCGGTGGTCTGTCCGGTGTCATCCTTGCCAGCCCGCCGCTGGACTTCCACGTCACCGACTCGTACTTCGTCGTCGCGCACTTCCATTACGTGCTCTTCGGCACCATCGTGTTCGCTACGTTCGCGGGCATCTATTTCTGGTTCCCGAAGATGACCGGCCGACTGCTCGATGAGCGCCTCGGCAAGTGGCACTTCTGGACCACACTCGTCGGCTTCCACCTGACCTTCCTGGTGCAGCACTGGCTGGGCGCCGAAGGCATGCCGCGCCGCTACGCCGACTATCTGCCCGGCGACGGATTCACCGCGCTCAATACGGTTTCCACCATCGGCGCATTCGTCCTCGGTGCGTCGATGCTGCCGTTCATCTGGAACGTGTTCAAGAGCTACCGCTACGGCGAAGTGGTCACCGTCGATGATCCGTGGGGTTACGGCAACTCGCTGGAGTGGGCCACCACCTGCCCGCCGCCGCGACACAACTTCTACGAACTGCCCCGAATCCGTTCCGAGCGACCGGCATTCGAGCTGCACTATCCGCATATGGTCGACCGCATGCGCAGCGAATTGCACGTCGGCTGGGGCTCGGGCGCCAAACACGCCGCGGCGGTCGCGGAACAGCACACGGCGGAGGCTCCCGCGTCGGAGTCCTGA
- a CDS encoding zf-HC2 domain-containing protein yields MECKVCRTALSARIDGERETVPAVRVDEHLEQCAECCCWYAAAVETSRLLRGGSAYAPDLTGAIFAAADLERPRTSRWQTSLSGVGLSESTRLLLGLLGVAQCALAIGQFAGFDFGMTHHHGAEMTRHLMNESTAWSLAIGIGFIYCALRPYATSGVLPVLGVLVTVLTAFVIGDLRSGVVPVSRVLSHGILVAALVLVVVVHRTRRPETSPPARTSNPVRTELVLPPGARFGRRTRHLRSTQDPAA; encoded by the coding sequence GTGGAGTGCAAGGTATGCCGGACCGCGCTGTCGGCCCGGATCGATGGCGAACGCGAAACCGTGCCCGCGGTACGCGTCGACGAACACCTGGAACAGTGCGCGGAGTGCTGTTGCTGGTACGCGGCCGCCGTGGAAACCTCGCGCCTGCTGCGCGGCGGTTCGGCGTACGCACCCGACCTCACCGGCGCCATTTTTGCCGCCGCCGACCTGGAGCGACCACGTACATCACGGTGGCAGACTTCACTTTCCGGGGTCGGCTTATCCGAGTCGACCAGGCTGCTGCTCGGCCTGCTCGGTGTCGCGCAGTGCGCGCTGGCGATCGGTCAGTTCGCCGGATTCGACTTCGGTATGACCCACCACCACGGCGCCGAAATGACCAGGCACCTGATGAACGAGTCGACGGCATGGAGCCTGGCGATCGGCATCGGATTCATCTACTGCGCACTGCGGCCCTACGCCACCTCCGGTGTGCTCCCGGTGCTCGGCGTGCTGGTGACAGTGCTTACGGCCTTTGTCATCGGTGATCTGCGTTCGGGTGTCGTGCCGGTTTCCCGGGTGCTCTCGCACGGCATTCTGGTCGCCGCGCTGGTGCTGGTCGTGGTGGTGCATCGCACTCGACGACCGGAAACCTCACCGCCGGCCCGGACCAGCAATCCCGTGCGCACCGAACTCGTCCTGCCGCCCGGCGCGCGATTCGGCCGCCGCACCCGCCATCTCCGCTCGACCCAAGATCCTGCCGCCTGA